The genomic stretch aggggaggaagggactTGCTGCAGGTCCTGCCGCAGGCGGGAGGCagtgccctgtgctgtgtgcagacGCCACTGAAGCCCGTCCCACCAGCGCCAGAGCCCAGCAGCCTGGCCTGCCCTTCTCTCACCTGTGCATTTTCTAGTTTCAGAGACTCCTGGGGCTGCGGGCTGGAGAGGAGGAGCAACGAGAAGGCGGCCTAtgaggtgctgcaggcggagtacAGGAAGCTGGGCCCCTTCTCCTTCGCCGAGGTCAAcgtgctcctctgcttcctcctgctcgTTGTCCTGTGGTTCTCCCGCGACCCCGGCTTCATGCCCGGCTGGCTGTCGCTTGCCTGGGTGGAAGGGGAGACCAAGTAAGTGGTTCCTTccgcacagcccccagcccctggcttagGAGGCTGCCCAagaggggtgggcggggcttggtGCCCAGGCTTGGCCCCTCTGTCCTGGAGCTGGGTGTCAGAGGTGCTCTGCTGGCCTCGTGGTCCACTTTCTTCCTGACAGGACCCCAGATGTGTCCTCACAGCAGCCCCGTAGGCCAAGGGGAAAAcgctggggcaggcaggtggccaAAACCATGAGCAAACCGTGTTGGGCTAGGAGGAGGGATCCCGGAGCCTGGTTTCCAAAACTCTGTCATCTTCCCTTTCTTATATTCCttgttaaaaatacttattttatgttttttttaaagattttatttatttgaaagacagagttacagagaggcagaggcaaagagagagagaggtcttccatctgctggttcactccccaaatggctgcaacagccagagctaggccgatctgaagccaggagccaggagcagcttctgggtctcccacgcaggtacaggggcccaaagacttgggccatcttctgctactttcccaggccatagcagagagctggatcggaagtggagcagccaggactagaaccggtgcccatatggaataccagcactgaaggcagcggcttagTGCACTAtcctacagcaccggccccaaaaatatttatgtgaaacacagttacagagagagggagagatctttcatccactggttcactccccaaacggccacaacagccaggactgggccaggcccaagccaggacactggaactccatccaggtctgccacgtggatggcagggactcaagtacttgggccatcttccactactttcccaagagcattagcagggagctggatcagaagtggagcagccattcatcaaagcagtgcccatatgggatgccagcactgcaggcagtggctaaactTTTTGctccacagtgttggcctctttatctttcttcagATCTGGGCAAGTCCCTCACAAGACACAGATCTAAGGGTCCAAAGCTTCTTAGATAGATTCGTCAAAAAGAGCATCTATGTAGTTTCTCTCCTGACTTTGAAGTTGTACGTCCTGGAAAAGGCAGGAGCAGGtttgggtgttgtggcacagcaggtcccCTGTAACACTGGCAgcccgtatgagtgccagttccagtcctagttaccccacttccagtccagttccctgcccatgtgcctggggaggcagcaggtggcccaagggcttagatccctgccactcatgtgggagacccagatggaaggctaggctcctggctttagcctagcccagcctcagctgttgcagccatttggagagtgaaccagtgggtggaggacctctctctctctctctctctctttcctcctctccctctccctctccctctctctctgtcattctgctttttaaatcaaTCATTTGAAAAACCCAAAAAGTCAGGAGCAGTGGTGGAGAGAGGGCTGCTGTCGCTGGCTGTTTGCTGTTAAAGGTCTGCTTGGGCCACACCAGAGTCCTTGTGGTCACCCCAGTGAGCCCAGAATCCCAGAAAACCTGGTTGAAAGGTGGTCACCATGGAACAGTGCAGGTTCAGAGACGGAGGCGGGCTGCCCGGAGTCACCCAAGGCGGTGGCCAAGCACGTGGGCGCCTTGGTTTCCAGCCAGAGCTCTGCCTCCCACACTGTCCTGCTCTAGGCTCGGGGGGCTCCAGTTTTCCCGGGTCTGCACTAGAGGCGTTCAGAGAGAACTACCCAGGGCAGGTGACCACAGCAGCTGAGCCGGGGTAAACTGCCTGCTCTTCCCCTCCCAGGTACGCCTCTGACGCCACCGTGGCCATCTTTGTGGCCCTCCTGCTGTTCGTTGTGCCTTCACAGAAGCCCAAGTTCAACTTCTGCAGCCAGACTGAGGAAGGTAAGGGCTCCCGTTCTGGCCGCCCGGTTGCTGGGGTTGGGGCCCTGGCAGAGCAGAGGTCTCCTTGGGCCCAGGAAGGAGGAAATCCCACGGCCTTGGAGAGGACTGGCTGCCTTGCAAAACCCTGGGGAGCAGTGATTTTCCAGGCGACAGCCGTACTGCTTAGTGCAaatctcctctctttccttcttcaacTCTCGAAATCTTGTTCCTGTTATAACAGCAGCAGGAAGTGTTTCTGATTCCCCATAATGCCGCCGGTGCTTCTGtgttctccctcttcctccctccctctgctaatgtgcacgtgTATACGGCTGTGATCAACACACACCCACAGGTGGAATCCTGTTTCTTAGGTTTTGGTGTTTGCTTGGAATTACACTGTAAACACTTCCCAGTATCCCCAGTCTTCAGATTTCTTTCCTCTAAAAATGGCGTTATATTACAAGAAAGGACTGTTGAATTTTCATTACTAGAagtttacattttttataaagatttattttatttattcgagaggcagagttacagatagagagagggacagacagagaaaggtcttccatccactggttcactccccgaatggctgcaacaggcagagctgggccaatctgaagccaggagccaggagcttattctgggtctcccacatgggtggcaggggcccaaggacttgggccattttcccctgcttttcccaggccattagcagggagcttgttcagaagtggagcagccaggtctcgaaccagggcctatgcgggatgctggcactgcaggcggaagcttagcctactgcaccacggcgctggccccagttcaCGCTTTCTCACGCAGAACTTTCTTTTGAGATACTTTGGCTTCAGGATAGATTTCTAGGAATCATGGTGCTGGGTAAAAGAATACAAATACTTAATGACTCTTTGTGTGGCCAAATGGCTTTTCCAAAAGGTTGTCTGGGTTCCTTGTGCTGTCAGCAGTGTGTGCGGTGGGTTAACAGTCACTGCACACGGTGGCTGGTTTACAAGCAGTAGCTGCTTCACCATGGTCCCCGTGGGTTTTATGGTCCCTTGATGCCCCCTCGCTTGTTCTCTACCACTGCCTTTGGCTGTGCACGTGAGTGggagtgtttatttttttcttctcagaaaGGAAAACTCCATTTTATCCACCTGCGTTGCTGaactggaaggtggcccaggagaAAGTGCCCTGGGGGATCGTGCTGCTGCTGGGGGGTGGCTTTGCCGTGGCCAAAGGATGCGAGGTAacctgctgagccctggctgcctgcGACCCTCCCTGCACCCCGGCCCTGTGTGTCTGCGTCTGTCTCCCCGACTTCGCGCAGTCTTTGAGCCCCAGGACCGACTCGTGCCCTGGAAGGGGGAGAGGACTCTGAGGGATTACAGATATGAGCGCTGGGTGGCCCTGCTCTGCTGTCAGGCTCCCTCTGGGCTTGGTCACAGGATCTCTGCTGTGATTTATCCACGGCGGTCTCTGTTCTCAAGTCCTCATGAAtattttcactgttttctttggtttcttccacTTGTAGAACTCTTCTTTGACATGGTTTCAAAATGCCTtttccccttcccccctccaGCTAACTGTGTAATGGCACAAGATTAGAGGAAGAGATTTTGGGTGAAAATATTCCCAAATGTAACCTTCTCTACTTTCCTTCTTTCCCCTCGGGAAAGCCAGAGGGAGGGATGACCTAGTTTAGTGCTTCTGGCCTTCATCTATCATCCATCCCTCATCCACCCTTCCATCCACCAATCCagccaaccatccatccatccctcatccatccattcatctatccattattcatccatcatccatctatCATCTGcccatcatccacccacccatctaccaatacagccatccatccatccatcacccatcatccatctatccacctaaccatccacccatccttccatccaccaATCCagccaaccatccatccatctgtccattttCCATCTGTCTATCTACCCATCCATCTGAAAAACTGTTGTCTATCCAGGATTAGAATGTAATAATTTTTCCATCTCCTTGTTGCTGTTTCCTCAATATCTAAGACAGAGCCTGGTGTGTGGTGGGTGCGTGAATACCTTTTGGATTAACAAAGCCATCCATGTAGTCACCGTCTTTCAAcccttccatccctccttccACTTACTCATCTCTCCATctatcatttatccattcatcaaacGTTCCCATTATGTCTCTAGTGTTAGTCTCTGAGGCACAGAGAGTACAGAGGAGATTGAGGTACGGTCCCTGTTCTTGAGGACTTCACAGCCTAGGAAGGGGGCATTTTGGGAAGAAGTGACCCATGAGCACTAGGAGAGCAGGTGAGCCTAGCAGAAGCCATTTCTCTGAGGGCCTTGGCTTCAGGGTAGGGGATGTGACCTCAGTTCTGAAGGCAGTGGAGAGCCACTGAAGGGCCGAGGTCAGCACTGAGGTGGTCAGACCTGCACTGGAGACAAATCACTCTGGTGTCTGGAGGGGAGGCCTCGCCAGGCAGGGCTTGGAGGAGAACAAGTAGACACCGGTCGCCTGCCCCTACGCAGCCACAGACCTTGGGACTGCGTGGCCCATCTCTCCTTGATGTTCCTTCCCCGTCCGACCCCCAAGGCACCGTTTTCTCCAGCTTTGCCCCTGACCTTGACTGTtcctgctcagctcctgctggCTTTTCCTCTGTTCTCCCTGAAGTGTGAGAGTTCTTTAAAGGTCTGCCCTTGGCCTCTCATTCCCTTCCCTGGGCCAGCTCTTCTCGGCCCAGAGTCCCAGATCTGAGGCCCCAGCACTGTGGAGCGCTGGGTGGAGATGGCTGTGAGATTTTTGGGGGTGACTGGGTACAAGGGGTGAAGGAGACAGACTCCCCAGGAGGACTCCCAGCTGTCTGGGttggacagcaggtgatggtgagTCTACTCCCTAGACCGGGGAGCCATGAGGGAGAGGCAGGTTGGAGGCTAAAGAGGGATTCAGGTTGGGGTATGTGGAGTCTGACTTGCTCACGGGACATCTGGGCAGAAGTTTCTAGAAGGCAACCTGTGGTTAAatccagggagtgagccagctggaCTGGAAATACGGACTTAGGAGGCGGGAGAGTGGAGATAGGGGCTGGATGAGAGCATCtgtgaagaggaggaaggggcccCGGGTGACTGCCCTTCCTGTGCGTCCCAGGTCTCGGGGCTGTCCGAGTGGATGGGGAAGCAGATGGAGCCCCTGCACACTGTGCCCCCCGCGGCCATCACCTTGATCCTGTCCTTGCTCGTCGCTGTGTTCACGGAGTGCACGAGCAATGTGGCGACCACCACCTTGTTTCTGCCCATCTTTGCCTCCATGGTAAGCGACCCTGCTGCTGGGGTGAGGGTTTGGGGACCGTTTCACAGGAAGGTGTCAGTCTGTGACTCCATCCTGGGTGTTCAGAGAGGTGGTGGGATCAGAGACCAGACCCTAACTGAACCTCGGAGCGCTGGGTCTGGCCTCGGCTCCCACGTGGACCCGCGTGTCCTGAGGGAGCCTGGTCCTGTGGCCCGCACTGCTTTGCCGGCTCTTCTTTGTATCCTCCCCCGTGCTGACCAAAGCATCAGACTTGGACTGGGGGCTccacatttgttttataaatcgGATTGTTTTTGAAGCTGGGGACTTGCACCAGGAGGAGGGTCTGGGCCGTGGTCAGTGAGTGTGCTATACAAGTGAGTGGGGGGGCAGCAGAGCAGGGAGACACCACTGGCCGGGGCCCACCTGGGAGAGGCCTTGGGAAAAGCCAGGCTTGGGGATGGGTGGGAGACAAGAGGCCATTCAgaaggtggagcagcctgggtcAAGGAGATGGAAGCCTTGCTGAGGCCAGAGAGGTCACTGCGGTGGGGGCCCGTGTGTCTGGCTCTGTGGACGAGCACGTGtctgggtggggaaggggaagccagcagagcttacaggagcgtCGTCCGCCGCACAGGGTGCCGGGAGAAGCTGGGGGTCGGGAGGCTGAGCTCCCTGACTGTGTCACCTCACTGCTTTCCTCCCAGGAGCGGGTGACAGGAGGGCTGTGCAAAGCCCCCGTGGGCTGCTGGGCGAGCGTGGGTGAGGCCGTTGTTATTCTGGAGCTGGGAGAGGCTTACAAAGAACCTTGAACATGGAGTTGAAGTTGGTGAATTTCCATTCGGCTCCCTGGGCGTCCACGTGTATAAAAAGCAAACCTAAGTGGTTTTTCCTTCCATTCCAAGCAAAGATGAAAGCGTTAAAAATAGCAGGGCAGCCCAGACAGGTGCCAaggaggacagagaggagggggaggggtgcctCGGTGCCGGACAGCCGTGGTGACGCGTCCTCTCCCCTAACAGAGGCCCTGGCTTGGTGATCGCCAGCCCCAGTCCTGGGCACCCAGGGCCCCCGTGAGACAAATGTAGGCCTGAGCCCGAGGGGGTGGCCAGGCTCTTGGAAAACCAGCGtccctgaagccagcagccccgaGGGAGAGTCCCCAGACCTGCCTCCAAGGCACCTGTGCGAAAGGGAAAGGCGGTGGTCATCCAGCTGGGTCGCCAGCCGTGTGGACTGCACACAGTGTGTGGTACCCAAAGCTAGGGGAACTGAGATGGGAGGGGAGCCAGGAAAGAGCCTGGCGCCCAGAGGGGGACTTTGGTGAAGCCTTGCCAGGACTCTGTTTACCAAGGAGCCATAGCCCTCGACCTGTTCCCACCCCGGGACCTGGGACTCAGTGGTGTCCCATCTCAGGAAAATGGTCAGAGGAGCCTGCAAGTGTATCTCACTGTGCTTCCAGAAGGTCCTGGAGCATCACAACTGTTGACTTAGCATGGACAGTGTCTCCTGTATTGTGGAGGTGGTTGAGGGCGCATGCAAGGGTCGCTGGGCTATGTGCAGATGCTGCACTGTTTCATGTAGGAGACTTGAGCACCTGCACAGTTTGCTATCCACCTGAGTCCCTGCACCAGTTCCCTGTAGGGTACCAAGGGACAGCTGCCCCTGGCCAAAAATGTGTGGCCATACAAAAACATTAGAAAGACTGCAAGCCTCTGGCCTCCTTCTTAGaacttctgttattttttttaggTATCTTTctgaatatacattcttttgaAACAAATACATCCATCCTACAGTCCTCTGACATtccttaattaaaaatatataagcacAAGTCTTGGAGATCTTTCTGTATTGGTGCATAAAACCTACAGGATTCCTCACAGCCACATACTTGTCCGTGGTTTTTTTACACATGGTCAACCACCCTGCTATTCATGGCCATTGTCTCGCTTTCCCGTGTTTTGCTGTGAGCTTGTTGCAGGGAGCATCTCAGCGTGTGTGTCTGCTCCCCTACGTGCATGTAAATCTGCACGATAAAGATGAATCTGATAGATACCACACGTTTTTCACTCATcgacaaatatttaatgaatgcctgctctgtgccaggtgctgttaGATGTGGctccattttaaaatgtagaattatAAAAGATATCGCACACACAAAATGATCCCAAACAGGCATAAAAATGAATGCATCTGTAAATGCGTGTGTAGGTAAGTGGGCGTGGTCCCCGCCTCCTGGgctctctgtgtgtggcacagcaaGGGTCAGTGCTGTTGGAGCTTCCAGTGTGGTCTCTGGCACACGGTAGGGGCCAGAGTGAATGGAGGGGGTCTGCTGCCTAGGGAGCATGGCCTCTGACCTCAGCCTTGACCTCAGGTCAAGGGGCTGGTCAGAcggaggcagaggagggactcAGCTGGCGCGTCAGGGCCTGCGTCTCCCCACGTGGCCCCACGAGTCACCGCCCTGTGTGTGTTTCCCCAGTCTCGTTCCATCGGCCTCAACCCGCTCTACGTCATGCTCCCCTGCACTCTGAGCGCCTCCTTCGCCTTCATGCTGCCCGTGGCCACCCCACCCAACGCCATCGTGTTTGCTTACGGACACCTCAAGGTTTCTGACATGGTAACCGAGCCGCGATGCCACGATCGGGGGTGCCCTGTGTCCGGAGGGGGCGGGCGTTTCCACAGGGTGTCCTACGCTGTGGGAGTGAGATGGAGCGCGCAGACCCGTGCTCATCATTGGCGTTGATAGTGCAGCTCTCGTTCCTTCTGGAATCGATCTGCAGCATGCTGGACTGTTGTGTGTCAGAGCGAGGTCGTGGCATGTCCCCTCGGACAAGCCCTGCACCATGGGAGCCCTCACAGAGCACTcgccaggggtgggggcagggaccggCATGGCCAAGGATAGACTGCACAGGCAAGCAGGAACCCATGAGGCTTAGACTGGGGGCAGTGCTGACAGTCAGACCTGGAGGGATGCCTCAAGAGGTAGAAGCCGCGAGAGGAGAGACTGTGGCGGGGGAGTGGATGATGCCTTGGCGACAAAtgcaggcagaggaagaactCTTGATGCCGGTTTGGTTTGATGGCCTctgtgggatgggggaggggcacgCGTGTGCGCCAGGAGCTCAGGAAGCAGTCGGGTGTTGGTTACCCCAGAGCCCCTGCTCGGTATCTGTGTGACTCCAAGGGGGATTTTCACAAGCAGAGGGTGAGTCCCTGATACTGCGGGCTGCACAGCTGACCGCAGTCCCAGAAACGAACGTGCAGGGAGGTCTTGAGCGTTAGGAGGACTCGCAGCCCCGGCGCTGCCACTGTTTCCCTGTgctcccctcagccctggccccacGTCACCTCCCTGGGGTCACTTTTCTGCTGCACCAATGGGCGTTGAGAACCCCTGCATCCCGCCTCCTTCCCTCCTTGGAGCATCCGGGATACTTAGTGGTCTTGTTGCCTTATCTGGGGATGGGGGCGTGGGGCGGAACGCAGAGCTTGGGCCCAGGACCGGGAAGCCCAGCAAAGCACCGACTCCCATGCCCAGGAGGGTGCTGACTCTGCCCCTGTTTTTCTCATTCCAGGTGAAAACAGGACTGATGATGAACATAATTGGAGTCTTGTGTGTGTTTTTGGCGGTCAACACCTGGGGACGGGTCCTGTTTGATTTGGACCGGTTCCCTGACTGGGCTAATGTGACCCACGTGGAGACTTAGGGAGAGGGGCGGGACCACAGCCACGGCCACGCCCTCCAAGGACTAGCGAACCTTCCGGCATGCCTTGCACAGACTTTTGGGGTTCCCACCCCAAAGTGACCCAATGATGTCCACACCCCACCAAGACCCCGCCAGCGGGCCGCCTCTTCCTCCAGGCCTGGGTTCAGAGCCAGGGATGAGTGGCTGGAGAGCAGGTTTGGAGAGATTGGAGCCCCTCACAAGGCCAGGGGCCCCATCTTCTCCAGGCCCTGCCACCGTCTCTAGaacaggcaggcagcagagggacCGGGACACGGGCTCCTGTGCCCCCTCAGCCTTGAgcagccaccacactggcccacaCTGGGCTCCGGTTTCTACTCGCTTAGTCCCAGGCGGTGTGAACAGGGAGCCGATGCCCAGGTTGGGGGCTGAGAAAATCCACGGGTGCCTGCGCCTCCCCTGCTCACCTTGGGCTGCCTCAGGTCACCTCCGTCGCCGTGCCGGAGACAACCCAGCCAGGGACAGGCTGCGAGAGTGGGGGTCTGCCCTTCCTGGAGACTCGGAGAACCCTGTCTGGTGCCACCAACAAAAGGATGAGGAATCTGTACGTGAGGCTTGTCTTCCCGCAGCCCGAGGCTGGCCCACTGCTCCCTGCCTAACCTCACTGTATCTCGCTTGACCATTTGGATCCTTGCCCAGCTCCCCAGCCTCCTTCAACTCCTAGGTCCCCTCGTTGGGAGGGCAGCATTGCCTGAAAACCCTGGCTGGGGGTCCCCGGGGtcccgctgctctcccaggcaggtCGCTGTGGCTCTTCTGGGAGGTGCTTTTCTACCACCCCTCCGGAGCCGGCCTCACACTCCGAGGATGGGCAGGGATGGCCTTTTGGAGGCCGTGGGGGGTCTCGGTGCCCCCTCACCTGCACGCAGAGTAGACACAGCTGTTGGTGCATCTGTCTTAGAGTTTGAGCTCCACTCAGCAAAGCCTGCCCTCTGTTGCCTGGCGGTGGCAATGGAGCTTGGCCGAAATGAACAGACAGCCCTGCCTGGGAGCGAACCCCCCCAAAGTGGCTGGGGGAACAGCCTCAGGGCGGAACGCAGAAGACCTGGGAGACAAGTGACCTCCTGCCCCTCGAGCCCATTATCGCTCCTCTGGGAGCAAGGCGGTGACGTGTCCGGCAGGTCCACAGCTGGAATTTTCAGGGCAGGAGAACACCCGGGAACCTGAGCTAACCCCAAGTGTGGACCTGGTTCCTGACCACACCGCTGAGGTCTCCCTCTCGTTAAACATTCTGTCTCCCATGGAAAATTCCGCTGTGCAGACTCGTCTCTAGTTTTCTgccgtgtgggggtgggggtggggcgaggtAGGTGAAGGAATGCTTTGGTGCTTTGGTCTGTGTCCTGGGTCCCAGGCCTTCCTGGTTATCTCACTGGATTGTTGCACTTGATTGTTGCAACCTAGTGGGCTAGGCAGGGGTTACTGTTGCCCTTTGTCTTACAAGAACGCGAGGCTCAGGGAGGCCGGACCATATGCCTAACTCACAGTGAAGG from Lepus europaeus isolate LE1 chromosome 18, mLepTim1.pri, whole genome shotgun sequence encodes the following:
- the SLC13A5 gene encoding Na(+)/citrate cotransporter isoform X2, which produces MASALSYVSKFKSFVILFVTPILLLPLIILMPAKFVRCAYVIILMAIYWCTEVIPLAVTSLMPVLLFPLLQILDSTQVCVQYMKDTNMLFLGGLIVAVAVERWNLHKRIALRMLLWAGAKPAQLMLGFMGVTAFLSMWISNTATTAMMVPIVEAILQQMEATSTATEASLGTLELADKGKPGNQVIYEGRAVGQKQDQERKSMCKAMTLCVCYAASIGGTATLTGTGPNVVLAGQMRELFPDSKDLVNFASWFGFAFPNMLIMLLFAWLWLQCIYMKFNFRDSWGCGLERRSNEKAAYEVLQAEYRKLGPFSFAEVNVLLCFLLLVVLWFSRDPGFMPGWLSLAWVEGETKYASDATVAIFVALLLFVVPSQKPKFNFCSQTEEERKTPFYPPALLNWKVAQEKVPWGIVLLLGGGFAVAKGCEVSGLSEWMGKQMEPLHTVPPAAITLILSLLVAVFTECTSNVATTTLFLPIFASMSRSIGLNPLYVMLPCTLSASFAFMLPVATPPNAIVFAYGHLKVSDMVKTGLMMNIIGVLCVFLAVNTWGRVLFDLDRFPDWANVTHVET
- the SLC13A5 gene encoding Na(+)/citrate cotransporter isoform X1 codes for the protein MASALSYVSKFKSFVILFVTPILLLPLIILMPAKFVRCAYVIILMAIYWCTEVIPLAVTSLMPVLLFPLLQILDSTQVCVQYMKDTNMLFLGGLIVAVAVERWNLHKRIALRMLLWAGAKPAQLMLGFMGVTAFLSMWISNTATTAMMVPIVEAILQQMEATSTATEASLGTLELADKGKPGELPGNQVIYEGRAVGQKQDQERKSMCKAMTLCVCYAASIGGTATLTGTGPNVVLAGQMRELFPDSKDLVNFASWFGFAFPNMLIMLLFAWLWLQCIYMKFNFRDSWGCGLERRSNEKAAYEVLQAEYRKLGPFSFAEVNVLLCFLLLVVLWFSRDPGFMPGWLSLAWVEGETKYASDATVAIFVALLLFVVPSQKPKFNFCSQTEEERKTPFYPPALLNWKVAQEKVPWGIVLLLGGGFAVAKGCEVSGLSEWMGKQMEPLHTVPPAAITLILSLLVAVFTECTSNVATTTLFLPIFASMSRSIGLNPLYVMLPCTLSASFAFMLPVATPPNAIVFAYGHLKVSDMVKTGLMMNIIGVLCVFLAVNTWGRVLFDLDRFPDWANVTHVET